In Flammeovirgaceae bacterium 311, one DNA window encodes the following:
- a CDS encoding DNA mismatch repair protein MutL (COG0323 DNA mismatch repair enzyme (predicted ATPase)): MADIIRLLPDAIANQIAAGEVVQRPASIVKELMENSIDAGSSRVQVLIREAGKVLVQVIDNGKGMSETDARMSFERHATSKIRTADDLFAIRTMGFRGEALASIAAVAQVEMKTRQQGAELGVRICVEGSEVKEQEPVVAPEGTSIAVKNLFYNVPARRNFLKSNPVEMRHIVEEFQRIALAHPEVAFSLHQNDLETYQLTAGKLSQRIVQLFTKNHQEQMAPCREETPHLKIWGYIGKPEFSKKTRGEQYFFVNERYIKSNYLHHAMMSAYEGLLQADTYPFYVLFLEIDPRQIDINVHPTKTEIKFADERTVYAIVQSAVRQAIGTHNLTPSLDFDQDVNFTSRLAATVNIPDAAASAGRPDRSWEHFRQSSPQQQNLANWEQLFEGSKGAAGAAAGERPPQTIIQPSRAFTQQVTVESAANQLKSTESAGGVYETGTDLQQSVFQLHGRYIICQVKSGMMFIDQEAAHQRILYEKFLKQLQHGSAASQQSLFPQQLQLSRQDMELFQEYEEEIRSLGFELSHFGGDSLVIQGVPADLAGADSQRLLEGLLEQLKHHRTDISLGKREQTARALAQRAALRWGQRLELTEMRSLIDQLFACQTPAYTPDGRQTFRLLELDKVAELFKQ; the protein is encoded by the coding sequence ATGGCAGATATTATTAGGTTATTACCCGATGCAATTGCCAACCAGATTGCTGCCGGAGAGGTAGTACAGCGACCTGCTTCTATTGTAAAGGAGCTGATGGAAAACAGCATAGATGCCGGCAGCAGCCGTGTGCAGGTGCTGATCCGGGAAGCTGGCAAGGTGCTGGTGCAGGTAATCGACAACGGAAAAGGCATGTCCGAAACTGATGCACGCATGAGTTTTGAGCGACATGCTACTTCTAAAATACGTACGGCCGACGATCTCTTTGCCATCCGCACCATGGGCTTTAGAGGCGAGGCACTGGCTTCTATTGCCGCAGTTGCCCAGGTGGAGATGAAAACCCGCCAGCAGGGGGCAGAACTGGGTGTGCGCATCTGTGTAGAAGGTTCTGAGGTAAAGGAACAGGAACCGGTAGTAGCACCGGAGGGTACCTCTATTGCCGTAAAAAACCTGTTTTACAATGTACCCGCCAGGCGTAACTTCCTGAAATCCAACCCTGTAGAAATGCGCCATATTGTGGAGGAGTTTCAGCGGATAGCCCTGGCGCACCCCGAGGTGGCTTTTAGCCTGCACCAGAACGACCTGGAGACCTACCAGCTTACGGCAGGGAAGCTAAGCCAGCGCATTGTGCAGCTTTTTACCAAAAACCACCAGGAGCAAATGGCGCCCTGCCGAGAAGAAACCCCTCATCTCAAGATCTGGGGTTACATTGGTAAACCGGAATTCTCCAAAAAAACCCGTGGCGAACAGTACTTCTTTGTAAACGAGCGCTACATTAAAAGTAACTACCTGCACCATGCCATGATGAGTGCCTATGAGGGTTTGTTACAGGCTGATACTTACCCGTTTTACGTTCTTTTTCTGGAAATCGACCCCCGTCAAATAGACATAAATGTTCATCCAACCAAAACGGAAATCAAGTTTGCAGATGAGAGAACTGTGTACGCAATTGTACAATCTGCGGTAAGACAGGCAATTGGCACCCATAACCTTACACCGTCGCTCGATTTTGACCAGGATGTAAACTTTACCAGCAGGCTGGCGGCCACCGTAAATATACCGGATGCGGCTGCCTCCGCCGGCAGACCCGACAGGTCCTGGGAGCACTTCAGGCAAAGCAGCCCGCAGCAGCAAAACCTGGCAAACTGGGAGCAGTTGTTCGAGGGCAGCAAGGGAGCAGCGGGTGCAGCTGCAGGGGAGCGCCCGCCACAAACCATTATACAGCCCAGCAGAGCATTTACACAGCAGGTAACGGTAGAGAGTGCAGCCAACCAGCTGAAATCAACCGAATCGGCCGGAGGAGTTTACGAAACCGGGACTGATCTGCAGCAGTCGGTGTTTCAGCTGCACGGGCGCTACATTATTTGCCAGGTAAAATCCGGTATGATGTTCATAGACCAGGAGGCGGCACACCAGCGTATACTTTATGAAAAATTCCTGAAGCAGCTGCAGCATGGTTCTGCCGCTTCGCAGCAGTCGCTTTTTCCGCAGCAGCTGCAGCTTAGCCGCCAGGATATGGAGCTGTTCCAGGAGTACGAAGAGGAGATCAGAAGCCTGGGCTTTGAGCTTAGCCACTTTGGCGGCGATAGCCTGGTGATACAGGGGGTGCCTGCCGATTTAGCCGGTGCAGACAGCCAGCGCCTGCTGGAAGGGCTGCTGGAGCAGCTAAAGCACCACCGAACCGATATAAGCCTGGGCAAGCGTGAGCAAACAGCGCGTGCCCTGGCACAGCGTGCTGCCCTGCGCTGGGGGCAGCGGCTGGAGCTCACCGAAATGCGCTCCCTCATAGATCAGCTGTTTGCCTGTCAGACACCAGCCTATACACCAGACGGACGCCAGACTTTCCGCCTGCTGGAACTGGACAAAGTTGCCGAACTTTTTAAACAATAA
- a CDS encoding ribosomal RNA large subunit methyltransferase N (COG0820 Predicted Fe-S-cluster redox enzyme), translating to MATATTTKTDIRKLSLEQLKEALVQMGEKPFRAKQVWEWLWKKSAGSFEEMTNLSKGLRDQLESGFVIHPLTVASKQLSSDGTVKSAFRLYDTHLVEGVLIPADDRMTACVSSQVGCSLTCKFCATGYMDRKRNLEASEIYDQVVTISRQAEEHFGHPLSNIVFMGMGEPLLNYQNVMKAIDRITAEDGLNMAPRRITLSTAGIAKMIKKLADDETKVNLALSLHAANDVKRNQIMPINESNSLEALKEALQYYYKKTRNPVTFEYIVFHNFNDTLQDAEELYRFTKAVPSKVNIIEYNPIKEADFLNTGEDKLDAFSNYLRNKGVNVHVRRSRGKDIDAACGQLANRDKEKVAEVNA from the coding sequence ATGGCTACCGCAACTACTACTAAAACAGACATACGAAAGCTCAGCCTTGAGCAACTAAAAGAGGCGCTCGTGCAGATGGGCGAAAAGCCTTTCCGCGCCAAACAGGTGTGGGAATGGCTCTGGAAAAAGTCTGCCGGTAGCTTTGAAGAAATGACCAACCTTTCCAAAGGGCTGCGTGATCAGCTGGAAAGCGGATTTGTAATTCATCCTTTAACGGTTGCTTCCAAGCAGCTAAGCAGCGATGGCACTGTTAAATCTGCCTTTCGCCTGTATGATACTCATTTGGTAGAGGGTGTACTTATACCTGCAGACGACCGCATGACGGCCTGTGTTTCTTCGCAGGTTGGTTGTTCGCTTACCTGCAAATTCTGCGCAACCGGCTATATGGACCGTAAGCGTAACCTAGAGGCCTCTGAAATCTACGACCAGGTGGTCACCATCAGCCGCCAGGCCGAAGAGCATTTCGGGCACCCACTTTCTAATATCGTATTTATGGGTATGGGTGAGCCTTTGCTGAACTACCAGAACGTAATGAAGGCCATTGACCGTATTACGGCAGAAGACGGCCTCAATATGGCTCCCAGGCGTATTACCCTAAGCACCGCCGGCATTGCCAAAATGATTAAAAAGCTGGCTGATGACGAGACAAAGGTAAACCTGGCACTATCGCTGCATGCAGCTAATGATGTAAAGCGTAACCAGATTATGCCAATTAACGAGAGTAACAGCCTGGAGGCTCTTAAAGAAGCGCTGCAGTACTACTATAAGAAAACACGCAACCCAGTTACTTTCGAGTATATTGTGTTCCATAACTTTAATGATACGCTGCAGGATGCTGAGGAGCTTTACCGCTTCACCAAGGCAGTTCCCAGCAAAGTGAACATCATTGAGTACAATCCTATCAAAGAAGCTGATTTCCTGAATACAGGAGAGGACAAGCTGGATGCCTTTAGCAACTACCTGCGCAACAAAGGCGTAAATGTGCATGTTCGCCGCAGCCGCGGTAAAGACATAGACGCCGCCTGCGGCCAGCTGGCAAACAGGGACAAAGAAAAGGTAGCAGAAGTGAATGCCTGA
- a CDS encoding rhomboid family protein (COG0705 Uncharacterized membrane protein (homolog of Drosophila rhomboid)), with translation MNSFFEELKYAFKRPNNGLYRILLINIAIYLVLAIFSVIAYLAGSDVFWSVMQWISVPSEFEELIRKPWTLFTYMFVHEDFFHILFNMLFLYWFGQLVIEYLGSKRFVNTYVLGGLAGAVFFLIFYNILPPFQGRTGFLYGASAGVSAIVLAAATLAPNHSFFLLFLGPVKIKYIALIFIVLKSFLGLKGGNAGGELAHLGGAAIGYLYIMQLKNGRDFGAWISNSFSWIAGLFDRKPHIKVSHRREKAYTASRTTHKAQQQQQPKSFGKATQEEIDAILDKISAHGYESLSKEEKQKLFNASKKN, from the coding sequence ATGAACAGCTTTTTTGAAGAACTTAAATATGCCTTTAAAAGACCTAATAATGGTCTTTACAGGATCTTACTGATCAATATTGCCATTTACCTGGTGCTCGCCATCTTTAGCGTAATTGCATACCTGGCAGGAAGCGATGTATTCTGGAGCGTGATGCAGTGGATTTCGGTTCCTTCTGAATTTGAAGAGCTGATCCGCAAGCCCTGGACGCTCTTTACCTATATGTTTGTGCATGAAGATTTCTTCCACATTCTCTTCAACATGCTGTTTCTGTACTGGTTTGGGCAGCTGGTAATAGAGTACCTGGGTAGCAAACGTTTTGTAAATACCTATGTGCTGGGCGGATTGGCCGGCGCCGTATTCTTCCTGATCTTTTACAACATTTTACCTCCCTTCCAGGGCAGGACCGGTTTTCTGTACGGCGCTTCGGCAGGTGTTTCTGCCATAGTGCTGGCGGCTGCGACCTTAGCGCCTAATCATTCTTTCTTCCTGCTCTTTTTAGGGCCTGTTAAGATTAAATACATAGCACTTATCTTTATTGTGCTCAAGTCTTTTCTGGGTCTTAAGGGCGGGAATGCCGGCGGAGAACTGGCCCACCTGGGCGGCGCTGCCATAGGCTATCTGTACATTATGCAGCTTAAAAATGGCCGCGATTTTGGTGCCTGGATCTCGAACAGCTTTAGCTGGATAGCCGGTCTGTTTGACCGCAAACCCCACATCAAAGTATCGCACCGCAGGGAAAAGGCCTACACTGCCAGTCGTACTACGCATAAGGCTCAACAGCAGCAGCAACCTAAATCTTTTGGCAAAGCTACCCAGGAAGAGATAGATGCCATTCTGGATAAGATCTCTGCCCATGGCTACGAAAGCCTCAGCAAAGAAGAAAAGCAAAAGCTCTTCAATGCGAGTAAGAAGAACTAA
- a CDS encoding rhomboid family protein (COG0705 Uncharacterized membrane protein (homolog of Drosophila rhomboid)): MFNLTPVVKNLLLINVAVFGASVLLGLEQKTIELFALYSIESDNFRAWQFVTYMFLHADLWHLFGNMIGLIIFGTWLEEVWGSSRFLQYYLITGLGAAILFMGVEFVEMKSVRDDVKAFLLEPNPNDFELVVTEHFESLYARNYSSITPLIRAYGNTPDDGQLERDAKIMVQQLYMATVNIPMLGASGAVFGVLLAAGLLFPYRRIMLLIPPIPMRARILVIFYGAYEIYALMQRAPNDNVAHMAHIGGMLIGFVLLLMWGEARNRYQ, translated from the coding sequence ATGTTTAACTTAACCCCTGTTGTAAAAAACCTTCTTCTGATTAATGTAGCTGTATTCGGCGCATCCGTATTACTTGGTTTAGAGCAAAAAACAATCGAACTGTTTGCACTTTACTCTATTGAATCAGATAACTTTCGGGCATGGCAGTTCGTTACTTATATGTTCCTGCATGCCGATCTCTGGCACCTCTTTGGCAACATGATTGGCCTGATCATATTCGGAACCTGGCTGGAAGAAGTATGGGGTAGCAGCCGCTTTCTGCAATATTATCTGATTACGGGCTTAGGTGCAGCCATACTCTTTATGGGTGTGGAATTTGTGGAAATGAAGAGTGTGCGGGATGATGTAAAAGCTTTTTTGCTTGAGCCTAACCCTAATGATTTTGAGTTAGTTGTAACTGAGCATTTTGAATCTCTGTATGCCAGGAATTATAGCAGTATCACCCCTCTGATTCGCGCCTATGGCAATACACCGGATGATGGTCAGCTGGAAAGAGATGCTAAAATCATGGTACAGCAACTTTATATGGCTACCGTGAACATACCCATGCTGGGAGCATCCGGAGCGGTTTTTGGTGTTCTTTTGGCAGCAGGCCTGTTGTTTCCCTACCGACGCATCATGCTGCTGATCCCGCCTATCCCGATGAGGGCCAGGATTTTAGTGATTTTCTATGGTGCCTACGAAATTTATGCGCTGATGCAGCGGGCACCGAACGATAATGTAGCGCACATGGCCCATATAGGCGGAATGTTGATTGGGTTTGTTTTGTTACTTATGTGGGGCGAAGCCCGGAACCGTTATCAATAG